The Pectobacterium parmentieri genome segment GGAGGTTGTGCCCTTGAGGCGTGGCTTCCGGAGCTAACGCGTTAAGTCGACCGCCTGGGGAGTACGGCCGCAAGGTTAAAACTCAAATGAATTGACGGGGGCCCGCACAAGCGGTGGAGCATGTGGTTTAATTCGATGCAACGCGAAGAACCTTACCTACTCTTGACATCCACAGAATTCGGTAGAGATACCTTAGTGCCTTCGGGAACTGTGAGACAGGTGCTGCATGGCTGTCGTCAGCTCGTGTTGTGAAATGTTGGGTTAAGTCCCGCAACGAGCGCAACCCTTATCCTTTGTTGCCAGCGAGTAATGTCGGGAACTCAAAGGAGACTGCCGGTGATAAACCGGAGGAAGGTGGGGATGACGTCAAGTCATCATGGCCCTTACGAGTAGGGCTACACACGTGCTACAATGGCGTATACAAAGAGAAGCGAACTCGCGAGAGCAAGCGGACCTCATAAAGTACGTCGTAGTCCGGATTGGAGTCTGCAACTCGACTCCATGAAGTCGGAATCGCTAGTAATCGTAGATCAGAATGCTACGGTGAATACGTTCCCGGGCCTTGTACACACCGCCCGTCACACCATGGGAGTGGGTTGCAAAAGAAGTAGGTAGCTTAACCTTCGGGAGGGCGCTTACCACTTTGTGATTCATGACTGGGGTGAAGTCGTAACAAGGTAACCGTAGGGGAACCTGCGGTTGGATCACCTCCTTACCAAAAAAGATGTGTGTTACGTGAAGTGCTCACACAGATTGTCTGATGAAAATACTGAGCAAGCGCACCTGTTGATGTCATGAGTGTAGACTCATGCTGACGCGATAGTGCCGAATTTCTGATTCGGTACGGATTTTTCGTGTCCCCATCGTCTAGAGGCCTAGGACACTGCCCTTTCACGGCTGTAACAGGGGTTCGAATCCCCTTGGGGACGCCAATCCGATAATGAGTGAAAGACATTATCACCGAATATCTTAAAGATGATTCCTCGGAGTCATGTTTACGATATTGCTCTTTAACAATCTGGAACAAGCTGAAAATTGAAACATGACGGCTGACAAAACACGATGACCTTCGAGTGCATCGTGATGCATCAGTCTGTCAATGAGTCTCTCAAATAATCGCAGCGCGAACGTGACCTTGATTTATTCAAGACACCTTCGGGTTGTGAGGTTAAGCGACTAAGCGTACACGGTGGATGCCTAGGCAGTCAGAGGCGATGAAGGGCGTGCTAATCTGCGATAAGCGTCGGTAAGCTGATATGAAGCGTTATACCCGACGATACCCGAATGGGGAAACCCAGTGTGTTTCGACACACTATCATTACGTGAATACATAGCGTAATGAGGCGAACCGGGGGAACTGAAACATCTCAGTACCCCGAGGAAAAGAAATCAACCGAGATTCCCCTAGTAGCGGCGAGCGAACGGGGAGGAGCCCAGAACCTGAATCAGTTTGTGTGTTAGTGGAAGCGTTTGGAAAGTCGCACAGTAAAGGGTGATAGTCCCGTACACAAAAATGCACAAGTTGTGAGTTCGATGAGTAGGGCGGGACACGTGACATCCTGTCTGAATATGGGGGGACCATCCTCCAAGGCTAAATACTCCTGACTGACCGATAGTGAACCAGTACCGTGAGGGAAAGGCGAAAAGAACCCCGGCGAGGGGAGTGAAATAGAACCTGAAACCGTGTACGTACAAGCAGTGGGAGCCTACTTGTTAGGTGACTGCGTACCTTTTGTATAATGGGTCAGCGACTTATATTCTGTAGCAAGGTTAACCGAATAGGGGAGCCGCAGGGAAACCGAGTCTTAACTGGGCGTTAAGTTGCAGGGTATAGACCCGAAACCCGGTGATCTAGCCATGGGCAGGTTGAAGGTTGGGTAACACTAACTGGAGGACCGAACCGACTAATGTTGAAAAATTAGCGGATGACTTGTGGCTGGGGGTGAAAGGCCAATCAAACCGGGAGATAGCTGGTTCTCCCCGAAAGCTATTTAGGTAGCGCCTCGTGAATTCATCTTCGGGGGTAGAGCACTGTTTCGGCTAGGGGGTCATCCCGACTTACCAACCCGATGCAAACTACGAATACCGAAGAATGTTATCACGGGAGACACACGGCGGGTGCTAACGTTCGTCGTGAAGAGGGAAACAACCCAGACCGCCAGCTAAGGTCCCAAAGTCATGGTTAAGTGGGAAACGATGTGGGAAGGCACAGACAGCCAGGATGTTGGCTTAGAAGCAGCCATCATTTAAAGAAAGCGTAATAGCTCACTGGTCGAGTCGGCCTGCGCGGAAGATGTAACGGGGCTAAACCATGCACCGAAGCTGCGGCAGCGACGCTTAGGCGTTGTTGGGTAGGGGAGCGTTCTGTAAGCCGTTGAAGGTGGCCTGTGAGGGTTGCTGGAGGTATCAGAAGTGCGAATGCTGACATAAGTAACGATAATGCGGGTGAAAAACCCGCACGCCGGAAGACCAAGGGTTCCTGTCCAACGTTAATCGGGGCAGGGTGAGTCGACCCCTAAGGCGAGGCTGAAAAGCGTAGTCGATGGGAAACAGGTTAATATTCCTGTACTCGGTGTTACTGCGAAGGGGGGACGGAGAAAGCTAGGTTATCCGGGCGACGGTTGTCCCGGTTTAAGCGTGAAGGTGGGTGACTTAGGTAAATCCGGGTCATCGTTAACACTGAGGCGTGATGACGAGTCACTACGGTGATGAAGTAACCAATGCTACGCTTCCAGGAAAAGCCTCTAAGCTCCAGGTAACATCAAATCGTACCCCAAACCGACACAGGTGGTCAGGTAGAGAATACTCAGGCGCTTGAGAGAACTCGGGTGAAGGAACTAGGCAAAATGGTGCCGTAACTTCGGGAGAAGGCACGCTGGCGCGTAGGTGAAGTCCCTTGCGGACGGAGCTGAAGCCAGTCGCAGATACCAGCTGGCTGCAACTGTTTAATAAAAACACAGCACTGTGCAAACACGAAAGTGGACGTATACGGTGTGACGCCTGCCCGGTGCCGGAAGGTTAATTGATGGGGTCAGCCGCAAGGCGAAGCTCTTGATCGAAGCCCCGGTAAACGGCGGCCGTAACTATAACGGTCCTAAGGTAGCGAAATTCCTTGTCGGGTAAGTTCCGACCTGCACGAATGGCGTAATGATGGCCAGGCTGTCTCCACCCGAGACTCAGTGAAATTGAACTCGCTGTGAAGATGCAGTGTACCCGCGGCAAGACGGAAAGACCCCGTGAACCTTTACTATAGCTTGACACTGAACCTTGAGCCTTGATGTGTAGGATAGGTGGGAGGCTTTGAAGTGTGGACGCCAGTCTGCATGGAGCCAACCTTGAAATACCACCCTTTAATGTTTGATGTTCTAACGTAGGCCCGTAATCCGGGTTGCGGACAGTGTCTGGTGGGTAGTTTGACTGGGGCGGTCTCCTCCCAAAGCGTAACGGAGGAGCACGAAGGTTAGCTAATCCTGGTCGGACATCAGGAGGTTAGTGCAAAGGCATAAGCTAGCTTGACTGCGAGAGTGACAGCTCGAGCAGGTGCGAAAGCAGGTCTTAGTGATCCGGTGGTTCTGAATGGAAGGGCCATCGCTCAACGGATAAAAGGTACTCCGGGGATAACAGGCTGATACCGCCCAAGAGTTCATATCGACGGCGGTGTTTGGCACCTCGATGTCGGCTCATCACATCCTGGGGCTGAAGTAGGTCCCAAGGGTATGGCTGTTCGCCATTTAAAGTGGTACGCGAGCTGGGTTTAGAACGTCGTGAGACAGTTCGGTCCCTATCTGCCGTGGGCGTTGGAAGATTGAGAGGGGTTGCTCCTAGTACGAGAGGACCGGAGTGAACGCACCACTGGTGTACGGGTTGTGATGCCAATTGCATTGCCCGGTAGCTAAGTGCGGAAGAGATAACCGCTGAAAGCATCTAAGCGGGAAACTTGCCTCGAGATGAGTCTTCCCTGGGCACCAGATGCCCCTGAAGGGCCGTTGAAGACGACGACGTAGATAGGCTGGGTGTGTAAGCGTAGCGATACGTTGAGCTAACCAGTACTAATGACCCGAGAGGCTTAACCTTACAACACCGAAGGTGTTTTGTGGGTGATGAAAGACTCATAGATTTTGATGTTCAGCTTGTTCAGAGATTGGTTCTGATGGTTACGGAGATGACAAAGAAAAAAGTCATGTTAAGTAACGGTTGGAATGAAACAGAATTTGCCTGGCGGCGATAGCGCGGTGGTCCCACCTGACCCCATGCCGAACTCAGAAGTGAAACGCCGTAGCGCCGATGGTAGTGTGGGGCTTCCCCATGTGAGAGTAGGGAACTGCCAGGCATCAAATTATACAGGTGCGCTGATATGGCTCAGTTGGTAGAGCGCACCCTTGGTAAGGGTGAGGTCCCCAGTTCGACTCTGGGTATCAGCACCAGTGTTTTGGGTTAATGTTCGGCTTATAAAGAATTTACCTGGCGGCGATAGCGCGGTGGTCCCACCTGACCCCATGCCGAACTCAGAAGTGAAACGCCGTAGCGCCGATGGTAGTGTGGGGCTTCCCCATGTGAGAGTAGGGAACTGCCAGGTTTCAATTAAGAAAAAGGCCATCCTATTAAGGATGGCCTTTTTTCTATTTCAGCATATTAGATCTTTTTTTACCTAAATATACTCGCCATACTTCAAGTTGCATGTGCGTTGGCTGCGTTCAAACCTGCTCCCAACGAATTTGTCTTTCTCTTGCCGCCTGCCTGAAACTAGAATTATTTAGAGTATAAAACATCTATTTATCTTCTTTGCTGTTCAATTAATAATTAACGTCTTGTTTATTAACGATTCGTTTATCTATATTCCAGCTAAATACAATAAAGCTATTGAGTTACGTCACTACATTAATAAATTATTACAATCAGGAACTTTTTGCCTCAGGGTTTAAGTACTGCTTTACTATAGCGGGCATCGTTTTATGCCCGGAAAAATAGGAGAATAAAATAAGATGACTGATCTAACAGAAAATGCGAAAGATACGCGCCAGCGCATCCGAGCTATCGTTGGCGCTTCATCGGGTAATTTAGTTGAGTGGTTTGATTTTTATGTTTATTCCTTTTGCTCAATCTATTTTGCCCATATCTTTTTCCCTTCGGGAAATACCACAACTCAATTACTACAAACCGCAGGGGTTTTTGCAGCAGGCTTTTTAATGAGACCGATAGGCGGTTGGCTTTTCGGTTATATTGCTGACAAGCATGGTCGTAAAAATTCAATGCTAATTTCGGTTTGCATGATGTGCTTTGGATCTCTGGTTATTGCCTGCCTACCGGGGTATGAAAGTATTGGCACCTGGGCTCCGTTTTTACTGTTATTAGCCCGTTTATTTCAGGGGCTTTCTGTCGGTGGGGAATATGGCACCAGCGCAACGTATATGAGTGAAGTCGCTGTTGAGGGAAGAAAAGGATTCTATGCTTCTTTCCAGTATGTCACGCTGATTGGCGGTCAATTGTTGGCGCTGTTAGTGGTTGTAATATTGCAGCAGATTCTGAGCGATGAAGATTTGCGTGCGTGGGGATGGCGTATTCCTTTTGCTCTCGGCGCTGTTTTGGCGATCGTGGCGCTTTATTTACGCCGTTCGCTGAATGAAACATCAGATAAAACGACTCGCGCGCATAAAGATGCTGGTTCGCTGGCAGGTTTGTGGAAACATCGCCGTGCTTTTATTACTGTTCTAGGGTTTACAGCCGGTGGTTCTTTAGCTTTTTATACGTTCACCACTTATATGCAAAAGTATCTGGTGAATACGGCAGGGATGCATGCGAAAACGGCGAGCGGGCTAATGACCCTTGCATTATTTATCTTTATGCTGCTGCAACCCTTCTTTGGTGCAATGTCGGATAAAATTGGCCGTCGTAGTTCAATGCTTTGCTTCGGCGGGCTTGCGGCGCTGCTGACGGTTCCCATTCTAACGGTTCTACAGAGTGTAACGAGTCCTATCCTTGCTTTCTCGTTGGTGATGCTTTCACTGATTATTGTCAGCTTCTACACGTCGATCAGCGGCATTTTAAAAGCAGAAATGTTCCCACCCGAAGTCCGGGCGTTAGGCGTTGGCTTGTCTTACGCTGTGGCTAATGCATTGTTTGGTGGTTCGGCGGAGTATGTTGCACTTTCACTGAAATCCTTTGGCATGGAAACGACGTTTTTCTGGTATGTATCAGTGATGGGGGCGGTTGCGTTTATTGTGTCATTAACGCTGCATCGTAAAGGCAAAGGAATGAAGCTTTAGTGTTCAGATAATTGCCATAGTGCATAGCCGGTGGTTGCACCGGCTATATCCCAAACAAGATCTTGCCAGCTCCATCCTGTCCCGCCTTCCCGACTATCATAAAGCTCTTTTGCCATGCCCACGCTGATTGCCAGCATAATACCGAATCCTCCGCTACGGTTTGCACTCCAGCGCTGATGAGTACCATATTCATACCCGGCGGCGCTGATGGCGGCTGACGCGAGAAAGTGTTGGGCTTTATCTTGTCCGGTCCAACGATCTTGCGCGATATGGCTACATCCAGAGCAGCAAATCATTGCGGCAATACACAGTAGGCGCATGGCTTTCCCCATAATAATAAAAAACCTCGGAAGCCGAGGTTTTTCAAAGTATAGCGCGGGTTTTAGAGAATACGACTAATGAGCCGGTCTATCCGAATACGGCGTAGACGCCGTATTAGTTTGCGGACTTTCACTGGATATTGCGCGATGCTTTCCAGCTCCAGATAGCTTTTTACAACGTGAGTGTGCGTTCTTATCGTGTCCAGCTCATCCAGACGTTGCTGCAATAGAACCTGCTGAGGATCGTGAATCAAGATGGCATTTTCCAGATCCAAGCGCCATGCGCGGGGGTTAAGGTTGTTCCCCGTCAGTAACTGCCACTTATCGTCCACCCACATACCTTTCAGGTGGAAGCTGTTATCTCCGTCTTTCCATAGCCGCACAACAAGCTGCTGATTCTCAATGTAGCGCTCCAGACGACTCAGGAAACGGCGAAGGTTAATCTCGTAGAGATACGGTAATGCACCGATGATTTTGAAAGGCTGGTCTTCTGGAATATAGAAATCGTTAGCGGTTTTATCGCCGATAATAATTTCTACTTTTTTGCCGTCCCGCAAGAGTCGGATGATATTTCTGACCAGCAGCGCAGGCAGGTTGAAATACGGAGTACAGATGACCAAATTTTCATCAGTGCAGTACATCAGGTGATGTATGGTCTTATTCAGTGGACTTTGCTTTCCTAGCCCGACCAATGGTGTGACGGTTAACTCGCTTGCATCTGCGCGATGTTCCGGAGCCAGATAATTGGCGGTACGTAATGCTTGACGGAATTGTTTGATATCATTTTTGATTTCCAGACTCTTCGGGCGATCGGTATGATCTAACCGCTGCACTGCCGGGGCCGACAGCATTGTCTGGATATATTGCACCATCGTCTCAGCCAATACTGGGTTATGAATTAACTGATAGCGGTCATAACGGTATTTTTGATGCTGATGCAGGTAAACATCATTCAGGCTAGCGCCGCTGTAGATGACGGTGTCATCGACAATAAACCCTTTCAGGTGCAGCACGCCTAACGCTTCGCGTGTGTTGACAGGAATGCCGTAGATAGGGAAATGCGTATCTGGGTGTTTTTTCGCCATGTCGCAATACCAATCGGCATTGGTATTTTCCGCCACCGCGCCGATCCTGCCACGCTGAGCACGATGCCAGTCTACCAGAACGCGGACGTCCAGTTCGGGGCACTGCCGTTTGGCTTCATAAATTGCGGATAGAACGCCGATACCGCCATCATCACGCTCAAGATATAATGCCACGATATAGACGCGCTTTTTCGCACTCAAAATGGCGTTAATCAGTGTTGTGCGGAAAAGTTCAGGTGAATGCAACGTCTGAACATCATCTGCGTTCTGAGGAATTCTGGGCAGTTGTGCAAGGTGCTGTTGGTATTTATTGCGTTTAAAATTTGACAGCATCACAGTGCGTTTCTTCTCTCATCAGTTTATACCCACCATACTTCAAGCTGCATTAGGGTATATGACCTTCTGGTCATTATCAAAAGTTAAGGAGTAGCCGAATGGGCGATAATACCATTACTTTCCGGCAGTAGTGAGTCTGTTTTGCCGTTGGCCGGAATCACCGTTCGCCATACTACCTCTTGCGATCAGTCTTTCAGCGGCAATTCCAGTGTCACAATACCCTCTTCTAATTGTACGTTGATGTGAAAACCGAGCTTTTTGGAAAGCTGAACCATACCTTGGTTATGCGGCATGGTAATGCCGGTCAAGCGGGAGAGACCATGCGCTCGGGCGTAATCAATCAGCTTTTCCAACAGCCGTCTGCCAAGGCCGAGTCCTTTTAGATCGGATCGCACCAGCACGGCAAATTCTGCATCTGTATTATCTGGATCGGAAATTGCGCGCGTTACACCAATAATCTCATTCTCTTCTCCGATCTGGCGCACAGCAACGAATGCCATCTCACGATCGTAGTCAATTTGCGTCATATTGGCTAAGTCTTCGTGAGTAAATTCATTAATTTCGCTGAAATAACGGTAATACAGATCCTCCTTCGTCACTCTGGCAATGAACGCGCTGAGCAGCGGTTCGTCTTCCGGCAAGATGGGTCGGAACAGGCAAATATCACTGTTTTTGAGGATGACCGTTTCTTCCAGTTCGTGTGGATAGGGACGGATCGCCAGCCTCGACTGCGGATCGCCGCTGAACGGCGTCAGATGCAGTGTGACATCCAGCAGCGTAAAGGTGTCCCCGGATGCCAGCAGAGGATGAATATCTAGCCGTGAAATTTCAGGGCAGTCGAGAATCAAATTGGAAACTTGAACCAGTAAGCGGCTGAGCGCGGGAATATCCAGCGGACGTAACGCGCTGTATTCCCGAATCTTGCCGCCTTTCACTGCCTGTAGTACCAAATAACGGGCCAGCGTCATATTCAGCGGGGGCAGTGCGACGGCGGCCTGTTTTTCTCGCCACTCAACGCCGCCTTCTCCTAACATAATCAACGGGCCGAAAACGGGATCCTGTTCGACGGCAATCCTGAGTTCCTGTGCGCCTGCTCGGTTTGCCATGCTCTGTACCAACAGGCCGTAAATGCGCGCCTGTGGATAGGTGCGTTTCACCCGGTCAAGAATTGCATCTGCTGCCTGTTGGACTTCTCTGGCGGTTTGCAGATATAGCATGACGCCCTGTACTTCCGATTTATGCGGAATATCTGGCGATCTCAGCTTAATCGCGACCGGGTAGCCAATTTGCTCGGCGATATGGACGGCTTCTACACTGTCCCCAGCAATCCAGGTGGGTAACGTATTCAAACCATAGGCTTGCAGGATCGGTTGAACTTCATGCGTATCCAACTGAGTGACGCCATCTGACAGTGCCTGCTGAATCAGCGCGTGTGCCTGGCTGGCGTTGATACCCAAATTCAGCGGCAGTGCTGGTGTTTCCTTTAGCTGTTTCTGATTGCGCCGATACTCGACGATATGCATAAATGCCGTTACCGCGCCTTCTGGTGTGCGATAGGTAGGAATACCCGCGTCATTAAACAAGCGTCGCGCTTCCTGTGAAGAAAATTCACCACACCAGTTGGTTAGCAGCGTGATCCTTTTTCCACGCGGATGTTGTTGGAAGAGTGTAATCAACTGTGCGGCGCTATCGGTGCCGGGAGCGGCGGCGCTGGGTGCATGAATAATTAAGAGTGCATCGACGTCATTGCTGTCCAGCAATACCGACACTGCTGACAGATAGCGAGCCGCTGTCGCATCATCGCGTAGATCGAGCGGATTGCCGATAGTGATGGAGTGCGGCAATGCTTCCTGTAGCGCTTGTCGTGTCACATCACTGAGCTGTGCGAGTTTGCCTTGCCGACTGAGAAGCTGATCCAGCGCCTGTGCGGCTGGGGATGCGCCGTTGCTGACTAACATCAAGCGTTCACCGCGCAGCGGCCGCAGGTGGCTTAACGTTTCCACTGCGGAAAAAAGCTCATGGGTATCCCGTACCCGCAGTAAACCAGCACGTTGAATGGCGGCGTCATAGGCGGCATCCAATCCGTGGCGCTGGTCATTCAGTAACTGCTGTGCCTGCTGGCTACGACCGCTTTTTATCACCAGTATCGGCTTATTTCGGGAGGCGCTGCGGGAAGCGGAAAGAAAGCGGCGCGCATCGCTGATATGTTCCAGATGCAGCAAAATGGCGCTGGTTTTGCCATCGCGAGCCAAAAAATCTAACAGATCGTCGACATCAATATCCAGGCTGTCGCCCAAAGCGATGAAATAGGAAAAGCCAATACCGCGCTGCTGCGCCCAGTCCAGTATCGTGTTGGAAACGGCGGCTGACTGCGAAATAAATGCCAGCTTTCCTTTCATTATGGGAACGGGAGAGAAACTGGCATTCAGACCTTGCCAAGGCGCGAGTAGCCCGAGGCTGTTGGGGCCAAGCAGACGCATGTGGTAGCGCACGGCACAGGCCTTTAATTCGCTGAACTGGGTCGGCGGTGCGGAGAGGATGATGACGGTTTTACAGCCTTTCTGCCCCAGTTCCTCTAACAGCGTTAGGTTACGGCTGGCGTTGGTACAAATCACGGCAAGGTCGGGCGTCGTGGGCAGGCTGGCGACAGTGGGATAGGCCAGCACGCCGCAAACGGCACGATATTTTGGCGTAACAGGTAGCACGGGGCCGCTGAAATGGCCGTCCAGCAGGTTTTTCATCATCAAAAAACCGGCCCGTCCCGGTTTTTCTGATGCGCCGAGAACGGCAATAGACTTAGGGCGTAACAGTGCTTCCAATCCGCGCTGGCTCATGCGTCACTCCTTCACATCAATCCCCTTTGATACTAAACGCTTTCTGCCGATTGTGCTGTGACGATGGGTAAACTTTCCCGCAAACTGTGGTGTGATTTCCCCGCCAGATAGTGTCGGCGGAAACGATCAAAATGCTGTGATAGCGCATCAGCCGCGACGACATCCCCTGCCTGTGCCAGCAGGGCGATGGCAATCTCGGCGGTGCAGTGCTGTCCTGCACTGCTGGCTTCACGTAGTTGGTAGCGGGACAGCGCCTCTACATTCAGCGACAGGATCGGCAGATTGTCCAAATAGGGGCTTTTGCGGAACATTTTACGCGCTTCCGGCCAGGTGCCGTCGAGTAAGACAAACAGGGCGGGTTTTTCCGTTGGTGGAAGCTGTTGAAACACCTGACGTCCTTCCTCTGCCGCATCGGCAAGGAAGACAAGATAGGGCTGAATATCTGGGTCTTGCAGAGTGGCAAGCAACTTGGGATCGGGCTCGGTGCGTGACCAGCGAAACGCCTGTGTATCGGGCAGAATATCGGCGATGAGACGTCCGGTATTGCTTGGTTTTAACGGTTCGGTATCAAACATCACCAGGCAGACGCGGCTGCGGGATTGCTGCGCCTGAATGGTGTGGCACAGGCAGTTGGTCGCGGGTAATAAACACTGCTGGCAGCGTACTACGCGGCAGCCGCGGGCGCGAAATGGTTTGGTTGACTGCTCAAGACGTTGCTGACGCAGGCGGAGTACGGCATTGTTGTTCACAAAAGGGCGGTTGAGCATGAAATAGATGACGCCATGAGATTCTGCAACGAACCTGCTTCATTTTAATTATTGGGAAGCCGGTTCAGAAAGACGACATTCTAATCGACAGACGGGTTGACCAAAAGAGGTGGGGCAATAATGCCCCAGAGTTTTCTACAGTGATTCATCCAACCATTCCTCAAACTGGGCTTTTGGCAGTGCGCCGTTGAGGATGTCGACCATCTGGCCCTGTTTAAAGATCATGAGGGTTGGAATACTGCGGATGCGAAAACGGGCGCTGAGTGCCGGTTCGGCTTCGGTATTGACCTTAATAAAGCGGATTTTCCCGCTCCGCTCCTGTGCGACGTTTTCAAACACCGGGGCAAAGTTGACGCAGGGGCCGCACCAGGGGGCCCAGAAATCGACCACGATGGGAAGATCGTCCTGTAACAGCTTGTCGAGCGTTGTTTCTGTGGCATTGATGATGTCACCGCTGAATAAGGCTTCTCCGCAACGACCACATTTTGCATGGTCATCAATACGCGCTTCAGGCAGGCGATTGGTTGTTTGGCAAGATCCACATACCGTATTCATAACAGGGCCTCAGATAAAAGGACTAAAATAAAGATGTCGCTGATAAAATGCACGCAATACGGCATTGGAACGTCAACGGCATGTTGCTTAAGAGTGAATAAATTATGGTGGGGAGAGATTATGGCAACAACGTGGTTTGCCCAATAGCTACAATAGCTTCTGACTGTTAGCGCTCTTTTACCACAAGCGTGTGGCTAAGCGGGTGTACATAAGGTAATCTTCGCGCCCAGCGCGTAGGTGGAGAGAACAATGAGCGATTCATTCAATAGTAAAAGCGGCAAAGTCCGTGTGATGTACGTCCGCAGTGATGATGAGGGCGAGAAAGAGAATAAAAACAAGCGCCCTGCTGACAAAGATCGTCGTGGCGATCGGCGTGATGGTGGTGGCTCTCGCGATCAGCGTGAAAAGCCGAAACATCCGCGTGATGTTAACCCGCGTTATGCTCGGGAAAATCCGTCCCGTGACGGCGATAGCAGTGCGAAAACGCCGTGGGGCAATAAAGATCGTAACGAACGCAGCAGCGACAAGCCTCGTCGCCCACGTGGTGAAGACACTGGTGGTTATGAATCACCGTGGAAAACCGTGTCTCGTGCGCCAAGCGAGAGCGACACGCCGGATCACGGCGGTATTACTGGCAAGAGTCAGATCGATCCTGAACAACTGCGTCGCCAGCGTCAGGAAGAAACACGTGTCTATGGTGAAAATGCCTGTCAGGCGTTGTTTAAAAACCGTTCTGAGGTGATTGTTCGTGCCTGGTTCCTGCAAGAAGTGACGCCGCGTTTCCGCGATGCACTGCGCTGGATGGCGGCGAACCGCAAGGCTTACCACGTTGTGGAAGAGGAAGAGTTGATTAAGGCTTCCGGTACTGAACACCACGGCGGCGTCTGCTTCCTGATTAAAAAGCGTCAGGGAATGGATGTGCGTGAGTACCTGAAAACGGCTGGTGAGAATGACTGTGTACTGGCGCTGGAAGATGTGGGCAACCCGCATAACCTCGGCGGCATTATGCGTAGCTGTGCGCATTTCGGCGTGAAAGGCGTGCTGGTTCAGGATGCAGCGTTGCTGGAGTCCGGTGCGGCGGTACGCACGGCAGAAGGCGGAGCGGAACACGTTAAAGCGATTAACGCTGACGATTTCCTGTCTGTGCTGGCGGAGTTCCGTCACGCAGGCTACACCATCGTGACCACCTCCAGCCATAAAGGTACGGCATTGTCGCAAGCGACACTTCCGGCGAAAACCGTGATTGTGCTAGGTCAGGAAGGTGATGGCCTGTCGGATAGCG includes the following:
- a CDS encoding MFS transporter → MTDLTENAKDTRQRIRAIVGASSGNLVEWFDFYVYSFCSIYFAHIFFPSGNTTTQLLQTAGVFAAGFLMRPIGGWLFGYIADKHGRKNSMLISVCMMCFGSLVIACLPGYESIGTWAPFLLLLARLFQGLSVGGEYGTSATYMSEVAVEGRKGFYASFQYVTLIGGQLLALLVVVILQQILSDEDLRAWGWRIPFALGAVLAIVALYLRRSLNETSDKTTRAHKDAGSLAGLWKHRRAFITVLGFTAGGSLAFYTFTTYMQKYLVNTAGMHAKTASGLMTLALFIFMLLQPFFGAMSDKIGRRSSMLCFGGLAALLTVPILTVLQSVTSPILAFSLVMLSLIIVSFYTSISGILKAEMFPPEVRALGVGLSYAVANALFGGSAEYVALSLKSFGMETTFFWYVSVMGAVAFIVSLTLHRKGKGMKL
- the trxC gene encoding thioredoxin TrxC, yielding MNTVCGSCQTTNRLPEARIDDHAKCGRCGEALFSGDIINATETTLDKLLQDDLPIVVDFWAPWCGPCVNFAPVFENVAQERSGKIRFIKVNTEAEPALSARFRIRSIPTLMIFKQGQMVDILNGALPKAQFEEWLDESL
- a CDS encoding YfiM family lipoprotein encodes the protein MRLLCIAAMICCSGCSHIAQDRWTGQDKAQHFLASAAISAAGYEYGTHQRWSANRSGGFGIMLAISVGMAKELYDSREGGTGWSWQDLVWDIAGATTGYALWQLSEH
- the pssA gene encoding CDP-diacylglycerol--serine O-phosphatidyltransferase, coding for MLSNFKRNKYQQHLAQLPRIPQNADDVQTLHSPELFRTTLINAILSAKKRVYIVALYLERDDGGIGVLSAIYEAKRQCPELDVRVLVDWHRAQRGRIGAVAENTNADWYCDMAKKHPDTHFPIYGIPVNTREALGVLHLKGFIVDDTVIYSGASLNDVYLHQHQKYRYDRYQLIHNPVLAETMVQYIQTMLSAPAVQRLDHTDRPKSLEIKNDIKQFRQALRTANYLAPEHRADASELTVTPLVGLGKQSPLNKTIHHLMYCTDENLVICTPYFNLPALLVRNIIRLLRDGKKVEIIIGDKTANDFYIPEDQPFKIIGALPYLYEINLRRFLSRLERYIENQQLVVRLWKDGDNSFHLKGMWVDDKWQLLTGNNLNPRAWRLDLENAILIHDPQQVLLQQRLDELDTIRTHTHVVKSYLELESIAQYPVKVRKLIRRLRRIRIDRLISRIL
- a CDS encoding tRNA-uridine aminocarboxypropyltransferase, translated to MLNRPFVNNNAVLRLRQQRLEQSTKPFRARGCRVVRCQQCLLPATNCLCHTIQAQQSRSRVCLVMFDTEPLKPSNTGRLIADILPDTQAFRWSRTEPDPKLLATLQDPDIQPYLVFLADAAEEGRQVFQQLPPTEKPALFVLLDGTWPEARKMFRKSPYLDNLPILSLNVEALSRYQLREASSAGQHCTAEIAIALLAQAGDVVAADALSQHFDRFRRHYLAGKSHHSLRESLPIVTAQSAESV
- a CDS encoding bifunctional acetate--CoA ligase family protein/GNAT family N-acetyltransferase, whose protein sequence is MSQRGLEALLRPKSIAVLGASEKPGRAGFLMMKNLLDGHFSGPVLPVTPKYRAVCGVLAYPTVASLPTTPDLAVICTNASRNLTLLEELGQKGCKTVIILSAPPTQFSELKACAVRYHMRLLGPNSLGLLAPWQGLNASFSPVPIMKGKLAFISQSAAVSNTILDWAQQRGIGFSYFIALGDSLDIDVDDLLDFLARDGKTSAILLHLEHISDARRFLSASRSASRNKPILVIKSGRSQQAQQLLNDQRHGLDAAYDAAIQRAGLLRVRDTHELFSAVETLSHLRPLRGERLMLVSNGASPAAQALDQLLSRQGKLAQLSDVTRQALQEALPHSITIGNPLDLRDDATAARYLSAVSVLLDSNDVDALLIIHAPSAAAPGTDSAAQLITLFQQHPRGKRITLLTNWCGEFSSQEARRLFNDAGIPTYRTPEGAVTAFMHIVEYRRNQKQLKETPALPLNLGINASQAHALIQQALSDGVTQLDTHEVQPILQAYGLNTLPTWIAGDSVEAVHIAEQIGYPVAIKLRSPDIPHKSEVQGVMLYLQTAREVQQAADAILDRVKRTYPQARIYGLLVQSMANRAGAQELRIAVEQDPVFGPLIMLGEGGVEWREKQAAVALPPLNMTLARYLVLQAVKGGKIREYSALRPLDIPALSRLLVQVSNLILDCPEISRLDIHPLLASGDTFTLLDVTLHLTPFSGDPQSRLAIRPYPHELEETVILKNSDICLFRPILPEDEPLLSAFIARVTKEDLYYRYFSEINEFTHEDLANMTQIDYDREMAFVAVRQIGEENEIIGVTRAISDPDNTDAEFAVLVRSDLKGLGLGRRLLEKLIDYARAHGLSRLTGITMPHNQGMVQLSKKLGFHINVQLEEGIVTLELPLKD